One segment of Streptomyces sp. NBC_01463 DNA contains the following:
- a CDS encoding DUF4244 domain-containing protein — protein MRKGVHWVRNAVVRVRSTACRAWTDRVGRADRGMTTSEYAVGTIAACAFAAVLYKVVTSAPVMAQLQSLLKDALDAKF, from the coding sequence ATGCGAAAAGGCGTGCACTGGGTGCGAAATGCCGTGGTCCGGGTGCGAAGCACGGCATGCAGGGCGTGGACGGATCGGGTGGGTCGGGCGGACCGCGGAATGACGACGTCCGAGTACGCGGTCGGGACGATTGCGGCCTGTGCGTTTGCCGCGGTGCTCTACAAGGTGGTCACCAGCGCGCCGGTCATGGCGCAGCTGCAGTCGCTTCTGAAGGACGCACTCGATGCGAAATTCTGA
- a CDS encoding pilus assembly protein: protein MTAEAAMTIPVLVIFALALLWALMAASAQIRCVDAARAGARAAARSEPEAQVRETALSAAPGRARVQVERAGDLWRVSVTAPTPGPGPLAVTLSAEAAAAAEDTVGAVP, encoded by the coding sequence GTGACGGCCGAGGCGGCCATGACGATCCCGGTGCTGGTGATCTTCGCCCTCGCTCTGCTGTGGGCGCTGATGGCGGCGTCGGCCCAGATTCGGTGTGTGGACGCGGCGCGGGCAGGTGCACGGGCGGCAGCTCGCTCCGAGCCGGAGGCACAGGTGAGGGAGACCGCCCTCTCGGCGGCGCCCGGCCGGGCACGGGTCCAGGTGGAGCGGGCCGGGGACCTGTGGAGAGTCAGCGTGACGGCGCCGACGCCCGGCCCCGGGCCGCTGGCCGTGACGTTGAGCGCCGAAGCTGCGGCGGCGGCCGAGGACACGGTGGGGGCGGTGCCGTGA
- a CDS encoding DEAD/DEAH box helicase, whose translation MAFNHLPAAMHDALGPLSVSPVTHSVPMAKNHRPSRPPENGGSRPSPDVVLDRLAAGASRSARITHTEHLPPRTGTHAIWPDRIRPEVIAAIQKAGIDHPWAHQAAAAEHALDGESVVIATGTASGKSLAYLAPVLSALLDGSEAPNGRGATALYLAPTKALAADQRRSVKELSAPLGNGIRPAVYDGDTPVEEREWVRQYANYVLTNPDMLHRGILPSHPRWSSFLRALRYVVIDECHTYRGVFGSHVAQVVRRLRRLCARYGADPVFLLASATSAEPSVAAGRLTGLPVTEVADDASPRGELVFALWEPPLTDLHGEKGAPVRRTATAETADLLTDLTVQGVRSVAFVRSRRGAELISVIAKERLAEIDRSLPARVAAYRGGYLPEERRALERALHSGSLLGLAATTALELGIDVSGLDAVVIAGYPGTRASLWQQAGRAGRAGQGALAILVARDDPLDTFLVHHPEALFQQPVESTVLDPDNPYVLAPHLCAAAAELPLTDSDLALFGPTVAELLPQLEAAKLLRKRASGWHWTRRERAADLTDIRGEGGRPVQIVEEGTGRLLGTVDESAAHAAVHEGAVHLHQGRTYLVRKLDLEDSVALVEEAVPPYSTTARDTTAIAVLETDTEIPWGDGRLCYGSVEVTNQVVSFLRRRLITGEVLGETKLDLPPRTLRTRAVWWTVTQDQLDTARINPEVLGGALHAAEHASIGMLPLFATCDRWDIGGVSVPLHPDTLLPTVFVYDGHPGGAGFAERAFHTARGWLTATRQAIASCECEAGCPSCIQSPKCGNGNEPLHKRGAIRLLTELLRSAPPDPGEAVGVSGPGGATGPGELGGSGEPGESGESAEPDSPGAPTSPRA comes from the coding sequence ATGGCATTCAATCACTTACCAGCAGCCATGCACGACGCCTTGGGACCATTGTCCGTCTCGCCAGTGACACACTCGGTGCCGATGGCCAAGAATCACCGCCCCAGTCGACCGCCCGAGAACGGGGGCTCCCGCCCCTCTCCCGACGTGGTCCTCGACCGGCTCGCCGCAGGGGCGAGCCGGTCCGCGCGCATCACTCATACGGAGCACTTGCCCCCGCGTACGGGAACCCATGCCATCTGGCCCGATCGCATCCGTCCGGAAGTGATCGCCGCCATCCAGAAGGCCGGCATCGACCATCCCTGGGCCCACCAGGCCGCCGCGGCTGAGCACGCGCTGGACGGCGAATCGGTCGTGATCGCCACGGGGACGGCGTCGGGCAAGTCGCTGGCTTACCTCGCGCCGGTCCTCAGCGCCCTCCTGGACGGCTCCGAGGCCCCCAACGGCCGTGGAGCGACCGCGCTCTATCTCGCGCCCACCAAGGCCCTGGCCGCCGACCAGCGGCGCTCGGTGAAAGAACTCTCGGCTCCGTTGGGCAACGGGATCCGGCCCGCGGTCTACGACGGCGACACTCCCGTCGAGGAACGCGAATGGGTGCGCCAGTACGCCAACTACGTCCTCACCAATCCCGACATGCTGCACCGCGGGATACTCCCGTCCCACCCTCGCTGGTCCTCCTTCCTGCGCGCCCTGCGCTATGTCGTCATCGACGAGTGCCACACCTACCGGGGCGTCTTCGGGTCCCATGTCGCCCAGGTCGTCCGCCGGCTCCGCCGCCTGTGCGCCCGCTACGGCGCGGATCCGGTCTTCCTCCTCGCGTCCGCCACCTCCGCGGAGCCCTCCGTCGCGGCCGGCCGTCTCACCGGCCTCCCGGTCACGGAGGTCGCCGACGACGCCTCCCCGCGCGGCGAACTGGTCTTCGCCCTGTGGGAGCCGCCCCTGACCGACCTGCACGGCGAGAAGGGCGCCCCCGTACGCCGTACCGCCACGGCCGAGACCGCCGACCTGCTCACCGACCTGACCGTGCAGGGCGTGCGCTCGGTCGCGTTCGTACGCTCTCGGCGCGGCGCCGAGCTCATCTCCGTCATCGCCAAGGAACGCCTCGCCGAGATCGACCGCTCCCTGCCCGCTCGTGTCGCCGCCTACCGCGGGGGCTACCTCCCCGAGGAACGCCGCGCCCTGGAGCGCGCGCTGCACTCCGGCAGCCTGCTCGGCCTGGCCGCGACGACCGCCCTCGAGCTCGGCATCGACGTCTCCGGCCTGGATGCCGTCGTCATCGCTGGATATCCCGGCACCAGAGCCTCGCTGTGGCAGCAGGCCGGTCGCGCCGGACGGGCCGGACAGGGCGCCCTCGCCATCCTGGTGGCCCGTGACGACCCGCTGGACACCTTCCTCGTCCACCACCCCGAAGCGCTGTTCCAGCAGCCCGTGGAGTCGACCGTCCTCGACCCGGACAACCCGTACGTCCTGGCGCCCCATCTGTGCGCCGCCGCGGCGGAGCTGCCGCTCACCGACTCCGACCTGGCTCTCTTCGGCCCCACCGTGGCCGAACTGCTGCCGCAGCTGGAAGCCGCGAAACTGCTCCGCAAACGCGCATCGGGCTGGCACTGGACCCGCCGCGAACGGGCCGCCGATCTCACCGACATCCGAGGCGAGGGCGGCCGGCCCGTCCAGATCGTCGAGGAGGGCACCGGCAGGCTGCTGGGCACCGTCGACGAGTCCGCCGCGCACGCCGCCGTCCACGAGGGCGCCGTCCACCTCCACCAGGGCCGCACCTACCTCGTCCGGAAACTGGATCTGGAGGACTCCGTGGCGCTGGTCGAGGAGGCCGTCCCGCCGTACTCGACGACCGCACGCGACACCACCGCCATCGCCGTCCTGGAGACCGACACCGAGATCCCGTGGGGCGACGGACGGCTCTGTTACGGCTCCGTCGAGGTGACCAATCAGGTCGTCTCCTTCCTCCGTCGCAGACTGATCACCGGCGAGGTCCTCGGCGAGACCAAACTGGACCTGCCGCCCCGCACCCTGCGCACCCGTGCCGTGTGGTGGACGGTCACCCAGGACCAGCTCGACACGGCGCGGATCAACCCGGAGGTCCTCGGCGGCGCGCTGCACGCCGCCGAGCACGCGTCGATCGGGATGCTGCCGCTCTTCGCCACCTGCGACCGCTGGGACATCGGCGGCGTATCCGTACCGCTGCATCCGGACACCCTGCTGCCGACCGTCTTCGTGTACGACGGCCACCCGGGCGGTGCCGGCTTCGCGGAACGCGCCTTCCACACCGCGCGCGGCTGGCTGACCGCCACCCGCCAGGCGATCGCGTCGTGCGAGTGCGAAGCCGGCTGCCCGTCGTGCATCCAGTCCCCCAAGTGCGGCAATGGCAACGAGCCCCTGCACAAACGAGGCGCCATCCGCCTGCTCACGGAGCTCCTCCGATCGGCCCCGCCCGACCCGGGTGAGGCTGTTGGAGTGAGTGGGCCTGGCGGAGCGACTGGGCCGGGTGAACTGGGTGGGTCAGGTGAGCCGGGTGAGTCGGGTGAGTCGGCGGAACCGGACTCTCCTGGAGCCCCCACGTCTCCGCGGGCCTAA
- a CDS encoding STAS domain-containing protein: MDLSLSTRNVSGPGGDRTVVEVGGEIDVYTAPKLREQLVELVNDGSYHLVVDMEGVDFLDSTGLGVLVGGLKRVRAHEGSLRLVCNQERILKIFRITGLTKVFPIHTTVDEAVAATD, translated from the coding sequence GTGGACCTGTCCTTGTCGACTCGCAATGTGTCCGGCCCTGGTGGCGACCGTACGGTCGTCGAGGTCGGTGGCGAGATTGATGTGTATACCGCGCCCAAGCTGCGCGAGCAGTTGGTCGAGTTGGTGAATGACGGCAGCTACCACTTGGTTGTCGACATGGAAGGTGTCGACTTCCTCGACTCCACCGGCCTCGGCGTGCTCGTGGGCGGCTTGAAGCGCGTTCGAGCCCATGAGGGCTCGCTGCGCCTGGTGTGCAACCAGGAGCGCATTCTCAAGATTTTCCGGATCACCGGTCTGACCAAGGTGTTCCCGATTCACACCACGGTCGATGAGGCCGTGGCGGCAACCGACTGA
- a CDS encoding ATP-binding protein, with protein sequence MATVELRFSAQPEHVRTARLVAAAVARRAGVDEAVLDEVRLAVGEACSRAVGLHRSHGITAPVTVILIEEEKSFSIEVGDEVPGPGADGSVPGGASGRHDATPGAAADEPDGDGEDEMGLAVISGLVDDVEVRSGADGGVIRMSWPKTPAIVLP encoded by the coding sequence ATGGCCACCGTTGAACTCCGCTTCAGCGCCCAGCCCGAACACGTCAGAACGGCCCGCCTCGTGGCGGCTGCCGTGGCGCGCCGGGCAGGGGTCGACGAGGCCGTGCTCGACGAGGTCAGGCTCGCCGTGGGCGAGGCCTGCAGCCGTGCCGTCGGACTGCACCGCAGCCACGGCATCACCGCGCCGGTGACGGTCATCCTGATCGAGGAGGAGAAGTCCTTTTCCATCGAGGTCGGCGACGAGGTGCCCGGCCCGGGAGCCGACGGCTCCGTGCCCGGCGGTGCCTCCGGGCGCCATGACGCCACGCCCGGAGCGGCAGCGGACGAGCCGGACGGCGACGGTGAGGACGAGATGGGCCTCGCGGTCATCAGCGGTCTCGTCGACGACGTGGAGGTCCGGTCCGGTGCGGACGGCGGAGTGATCCGTATGAGCTGGCCGAAGACACCGGCCATCGTTCTTCCCTGA
- a CDS encoding sodium-translocating pyrophosphatase, which produces MAGFGTTPLAELTQFSALSDPPTTLAAAVLTDDNRVIVIVVAVVAVAALIVAQLLVRQVLAAGEGTERMKEIAAAVQEGANAYLARQLRTVGVFAVVVFFLLLLLPADNWSQRAGRSVFFLVGALFSAATGYIGMRLAVRSNVRVAAAAREATPAEGEPEKDLTTVSHKAMKIAFRTGGVVGMITVGLGLLGASCVVLVYAADAPKVLEGFGLGAALIAMFMRVGGGIFTKAADVGADLVGKVEQGIPEDDPRNAATIADNVGDNVGDCAGMAADLFESYAVTLVAALILGKAAFGDAGLAFPLIVPAIGVLTAMIGIFAVAPRRTDRSGMTAINRGFFISAVISLVLVAVAVFVYLPSSYAGLDGVTDASITSHGGDPRVFALVAVAIGIVLAALIQQLTGYFTETTRRPVRDIGKSSLTGPATVVLAGISIGLESAVYTALLIGLGVYGAFLLGGTSIMLALFAVALAGTGLLTTVGVIVAMDTFGPVSDNAQGIAEMSGDVTGAGAQVLTDLDAVGNTTKAITKGIAIATAVLAAAALFGSYRDAIATAVDDVGASAGEMGLSLDISQPNNLVGLILGAAVVFLFSGLAINAVSRSAGAVVYEVRRQFREHPGIMDYTEKPEYGRVVDICTKDALRELATPGLLAVLAPIAVGFTFGVGALGSYLAGAIGTGTLMAVFLANSGGAWDNAKKLVEDGHYGGKGSDAHAATVIGDTVGDPFKDTAGPAINPLLKVMNLVALLIAPAVVQFSYGEDASAGVRAVVATVAVVVIVGAVYVSKRRGIAVGDEDDSGGADGGGPARPADPAAVG; this is translated from the coding sequence ATGGCGGGGTTCGGCACCACACCACTGGCAGAACTGACGCAGTTTTCCGCACTTTCCGACCCACCCACCACTCTCGCGGCCGCGGTACTCACGGATGACAACCGCGTCATCGTGATCGTCGTCGCGGTCGTCGCCGTCGCTGCACTGATCGTCGCCCAGCTGCTGGTACGCCAGGTGCTGGCGGCGGGCGAGGGCACCGAGCGCATGAAGGAGATCGCGGCGGCCGTCCAGGAAGGCGCGAATGCCTATCTGGCCCGGCAGTTGCGCACGGTCGGTGTCTTCGCCGTCGTCGTCTTCTTCCTGCTACTGCTGCTCCCGGCCGACAACTGGTCGCAGCGTGCGGGCCGTTCGGTGTTCTTCCTGGTGGGTGCGCTTTTCTCGGCAGCCACCGGATACATCGGTATGCGGCTGGCCGTAAGGAGCAATGTCCGGGTGGCCGCCGCCGCGCGTGAGGCGACCCCGGCGGAAGGCGAACCGGAAAAGGATCTCACCACCGTTTCGCACAAAGCGATGAAGATCGCATTTCGCACGGGTGGCGTGGTCGGCATGATCACGGTGGGACTGGGACTCCTGGGTGCCTCCTGCGTGGTGCTCGTCTATGCCGCCGACGCGCCCAAGGTCCTGGAGGGCTTCGGGCTCGGCGCGGCACTGATCGCGATGTTCATGAGGGTCGGTGGGGGCATCTTCACCAAGGCCGCCGACGTCGGTGCCGACCTGGTCGGCAAGGTGGAACAGGGCATCCCCGAGGACGACCCCCGCAACGCCGCGACGATCGCCGACAACGTGGGCGACAACGTCGGGGACTGCGCGGGCATGGCGGCCGACCTCTTCGAGTCGTACGCGGTCACGCTGGTCGCGGCGCTGATCCTCGGCAAGGCCGCCTTCGGCGACGCGGGACTGGCCTTCCCCCTGATCGTTCCGGCGATCGGTGTGCTCACCGCGATGATCGGCATCTTCGCGGTCGCCCCTCGGCGCACCGACCGCAGCGGCATGACCGCCATCAACCGTGGATTCTTCATCTCCGCGGTCATCTCGCTCGTCCTGGTGGCCGTCGCCGTCTTCGTCTACCTGCCGTCCTCGTACGCCGGGCTTGACGGAGTCACCGACGCGTCCATCACCTCGCACGGAGGCGATCCGCGGGTCTTCGCGCTGGTCGCGGTGGCGATCGGCATCGTGCTCGCCGCCCTGATCCAGCAGCTGACCGGCTACTTCACCGAGACCACCCGGCGGCCCGTCAGGGACATCGGCAAGTCCTCGCTGACCGGGCCGGCCACCGTCGTGCTCGCCGGCATCTCCATCGGCCTGGAATCCGCCGTCTACACCGCGCTGCTGATCGGGCTCGGCGTCTACGGGGCGTTCCTGCTCGGCGGTACGTCGATCATGCTGGCGCTCTTCGCGGTGGCGCTGGCCGGGACGGGACTGCTCACGACCGTCGGGGTCATCGTCGCGATGGACACCTTCGGTCCGGTCTCCGACAACGCGCAGGGCATCGCCGAGATGTCCGGCGATGTCACCGGCGCCGGCGCTCAGGTCCTCACCGACCTGGACGCCGTGGGCAACACCACCAAGGCCATCACCAAGGGCATCGCCATCGCCACCGCCGTCCTGGCGGCGGCGGCGCTCTTCGGCTCGTACCGTGACGCGATCGCCACCGCGGTCGACGACGTCGGCGCCTCGGCGGGTGAGATGGGGCTGAGCCTGGACATCTCGCAGCCCAACAACCTGGTGGGCCTGATCCTCGGCGCCGCGGTGGTCTTCCTCTTCTCCGGACTGGCCATCAACGCGGTGTCCCGCTCCGCGGGCGCGGTTGTCTACGAGGTGCGGCGGCAGTTCCGCGAGCACCCCGGGATCATGGACTACACGGAGAAGCCGGAGTACGGGCGCGTGGTCGACATCTGCACCAAGGACGCGCTGCGCGAGCTGGCCACCCCCGGACTGCTGGCGGTACTGGCGCCGATCGCGGTCGGATTCACCTTCGGGGTCGGGGCGCTCGGCTCGTATCTGGCGGGTGCTATCGGCACCGGGACGCTGATGGCCGTCTTCCTCGCCAACTCCGGCGGTGCCTGGGACAACGCCAAGAAGCTCGTTGAGGACGGTCATTACGGCGGCAAGGGGAGCGATGCCCATGCCGCGACGGTCATCGGGGACACGGTCGGCGATCCGTTCAAGGACACGGCCGGGCCGGCGATCAACCCCTTGCTCAAGGTGATGAACCTGGTGGCGCTGCTCATCGCCCCCGCGGTGGTGCAGTTCAGCTACGGCGAGGACGCGAGCGCGGGGGTGCGTGCGGTGGTGGCGACGGTGGCCGTCGTGGTCATCGTCGGTGCGGTCTACGTCTCCAAGCGGCGCGGGATCGCCGTGGGGGACGAGGACGATTCCGGTGGCGCGGACGGAGGTGGTCCGGCTCGCCCGGCCGACCCCGCGGCCGTGGGGTGA
- a CDS encoding small secreted protein: MNKKLAAALSGGAVLVLTLSGCSDDSDNKVNDWAKKVCDQVQPQLQKIANANASIQQQTADNSKPADVQKTDSAAFQQISQAYKALGSAVDSAGPPPVDDGETTQKEAVKELNASSVAYANLQKKVDDLDTKDQAEFADGLKGIADELNKISTNGDQALKKLQSGEVGTAMAKQKGCQKPTASAAPSDGAPKEASSSKEPSASPSKKS, encoded by the coding sequence GTGAACAAGAAGCTTGCGGCCGCGCTGTCCGGCGGTGCGGTACTGGTACTTACGCTGTCGGGCTGCAGCGACGACAGCGACAACAAGGTGAACGACTGGGCCAAGAAGGTCTGTGACCAGGTCCAGCCCCAGCTGCAGAAGATCGCGAACGCCAACGCCTCCATCCAGCAGCAGACCGCCGACAACAGCAAGCCCGCCGACGTCCAGAAGACCGACTCGGCCGCCTTCCAGCAGATCTCGCAGGCGTACAAGGCGCTGGGCTCGGCCGTCGACTCGGCGGGTCCGCCGCCGGTGGACGACGGTGAGACCACGCAGAAGGAGGCCGTGAAGGAGCTCAACGCCTCCTCGGTGGCCTACGCGAATCTGCAGAAGAAGGTCGACGACCTCGACACGAAGGACCAGGCGGAGTTCGCCGACGGCCTCAAGGGCATCGCGGACGAACTGAACAAGATCAGCACCAACGGTGACCAGGCGCTGAAGAAGCTCCAGTCCGGCGAGGTCGGCACCGCGATGGCCAAGCAGAAGGGCTGCCAGAAGCCGACCGCCTCGGCGGCGCCCTCGGACGGCGCTCCGAAGGAGGCGTCGTCCTCCAAGGAGCCGTCCGCCTCGCCCAGCAAGAAGTCGTAA
- a CDS encoding class I SAM-dependent methyltransferase → MSKTSLPAADHTTRLREALLAAAFTADGLLDLLGAPAYAALARSETVPALRATRGEAPLDTLVRLFLLQRPVPAGRAAAVLPLEECVADGWLTEADGEVRATVDVRPYSGPEDQDWFIVSDLGCAVGGAGGIGSHEEGVVLGIGGASTTLAGITVRRPVASALDVGTGSGIQALHASQHATRVTATDLNPRALEFTRLTLALSGAAPADLREGSLYEPVGTETYDLIVSNPPFVISPGARLTYRDGGMAGDDLCRTLVQQTGDRLNDGGYAHFLANWQHTEDEEWQDRLRSWVPRGCDAWIVQREVQDITQYAELWLRDSGDHRTDPAEYAARYDAWLDEFEARGTKGVGFGWITLRKSAAAAAGEPSIVIEEWPHAVEQPLGPAVEAHFARQDYLREQDDAALLAAHFTLAAEVVQEQVGLPGAEDPEHVVLRQNRGMRRATKVDAVGAGFAGVCDGSLPAGRILDAIAQLMNEDPVLLRDRTPQAIRLLVEEGFLEPLPPAGRAAG, encoded by the coding sequence GTGAGTAAGACCAGCCTTCCTGCAGCAGACCACACGACCCGGCTCCGCGAAGCCCTGCTCGCCGCCGCCTTCACCGCCGACGGGCTCCTGGACCTGCTCGGTGCCCCTGCCTACGCCGCGCTCGCCCGCAGCGAGACGGTCCCGGCCCTGCGCGCGACCCGGGGCGAGGCGCCACTCGACACGCTCGTGCGCCTCTTCCTGCTCCAGCGGCCCGTCCCGGCCGGGCGGGCCGCCGCCGTGCTGCCGCTCGAGGAATGTGTCGCGGACGGCTGGCTGACCGAGGCGGACGGCGAGGTACGGGCGACCGTCGACGTACGTCCGTACAGCGGGCCGGAGGACCAGGACTGGTTCATCGTCTCCGACCTGGGCTGCGCCGTCGGCGGTGCCGGCGGGATCGGCTCGCACGAGGAGGGCGTCGTCCTCGGGATCGGCGGGGCCTCCACCACCCTCGCCGGGATCACCGTCCGCAGGCCCGTCGCCTCCGCCCTGGACGTCGGTACGGGCTCCGGCATCCAGGCGCTCCACGCCTCGCAGCACGCCACCCGGGTCACCGCCACCGACCTCAACCCGCGTGCCCTCGAATTCACCCGGCTCACCCTCGCCCTGTCCGGCGCTGCCCCGGCCGACCTGCGTGAGGGCTCCCTGTACGAGCCGGTCGGCACCGAGACGTACGACCTGATCGTCTCCAATCCGCCCTTCGTCATCTCGCCCGGCGCCCGCCTCACCTACCGCGACGGTGGCATGGCGGGCGACGACCTGTGCCGGACCCTGGTGCAGCAGACCGGAGACCGGCTCAACGACGGTGGGTACGCCCACTTCCTGGCCAACTGGCAGCACACCGAGGACGAGGAGTGGCAGGACCGGCTGCGGTCCTGGGTGCCGCGCGGCTGCGACGCCTGGATCGTGCAGCGCGAGGTGCAGGACATCACCCAGTACGCGGAGCTGTGGCTGCGCGACAGCGGCGACCACCGCACGGACCCCGCGGAGTACGCCGCGCGGTACGACGCCTGGCTGGACGAGTTCGAGGCCCGGGGGACGAAGGGCGTCGGCTTCGGCTGGATCACGCTGCGGAAATCCGCCGCGGCCGCCGCCGGGGAGCCCTCGATCGTGATCGAGGAGTGGCCGCACGCGGTGGAGCAGCCGCTCGGACCGGCCGTCGAGGCGCACTTCGCCCGGCAGGACTATCTGCGGGAGCAGGACGACGCGGCGCTGCTGGCCGCGCACTTCACCCTCGCCGCCGAGGTCGTGCAGGAACAGGTGGGGCTGCCGGGAGCGGAGGACCCCGAGCACGTGGTGCTGCGTCAGAACCGCGGCATGCGGCGTGCGACGAAGGTCGACGCCGTCGGAGCGGGCTTCGCGGGCGTGTGCGACGGATCGCTGCCCGCCGGCCGGATCCTGGACGCGATCGCCCAGCTGATGAACGAGGACCCGGTGCTGCTGCGCGACCGCACCCCGCAGGCGATCCGGCTGCTGGTCGAGGAGGGCTTCCTGGAGCCCTTGCCCCCGGCCGGGCGGGCGGCCGGATGA
- a CDS encoding helix-turn-helix domain-containing protein, whose amino-acid sequence MIRIELDEASLGATRIAISPLWDAFCSLHLTMPHRTPSRPYEEWVVRAREVLREDDRTHALRLLIDGPNTFPDFLLPRPVGATSVEAELETVRTTPADVVRAGIAEHYAGLEDHPRIRPYVVDPEGACADLADAYTAYWEGAMAAHWPTMRRLVEDEVLIRARTFATEGIDALFTGLESRAKWTPPVLELTKHIDAEYRAGERRLLLVPLVFAEGCRLYSTDDPEVLTVSFQARGAGALRERPAERAESGDRLGLLLGRGRASVLRQLGGPLTTAGIADRLGLAPSTVSEHLSVLSEADVVTRHRIGRSVYYQLTDTGRALLALLSGEDVLRAVS is encoded by the coding sequence ATGATCCGGATCGAGCTCGACGAGGCGTCGCTCGGGGCGACGCGGATCGCCATCAGCCCGCTGTGGGACGCGTTCTGCAGCCTGCATCTGACCATGCCGCACCGCACCCCCTCGCGGCCCTACGAGGAATGGGTGGTGCGCGCCCGCGAGGTGCTGCGGGAGGACGACCGTACGCATGCGCTGCGGCTGCTGATCGACGGGCCGAACACCTTCCCGGACTTCCTGCTGCCGCGCCCGGTGGGGGCCACGTCGGTCGAGGCGGAGCTGGAGACGGTCCGTACGACGCCGGCCGATGTCGTACGGGCGGGGATCGCCGAGCACTATGCGGGCCTTGAGGACCACCCCCGTATCCGTCCCTACGTGGTGGATCCCGAAGGGGCCTGCGCGGACCTCGCCGATGCGTACACCGCGTACTGGGAAGGCGCGATGGCCGCGCACTGGCCCACCATGCGCCGACTCGTCGAGGACGAGGTCCTCATCCGCGCCCGGACCTTCGCCACCGAGGGCATCGACGCGCTCTTCACCGGCCTGGAGAGCCGCGCCAAGTGGACGCCGCCCGTCCTTGAGCTGACGAAGCACATCGACGCGGAGTACCGGGCGGGCGAGCGGAGGCTGCTCCTCGTCCCGCTGGTCTTCGCCGAGGGCTGCCGGCTCTACTCCACCGACGACCCCGAGGTCCTGACGGTCTCCTTCCAGGCCCGTGGCGCGGGCGCGCTGCGCGAGCGGCCGGCGGAGCGCGCCGAGAGCGGCGACCGGCTCGGTCTGCTGCTGGGCCGCGGCCGCGCCTCGGTCCTGCGGCAGCTGGGCGGGCCGCTGACCACGGCCGGGATAGCCGACCGGCTGGGGCTCGCGCCGAGCACGGTCTCCGAGCACCTGTCGGTCCTCTCCGAGGCGGATGTGGTCACCAGGCACCGGATCGGCCGCAGCGTGTACTACCAGCTCACGGACACCGGCCGGGCCCTGCTCGCGCTGCTCTCCGGGGAGGACGTGCTGCGCGCGGTGTCCTGA
- a CDS encoding ABC transporter ATP-binding protein yields MLAIEAKNLRRTYISRTGFLRPRRTETEAVRGVTFEVARGELFGLLGPNGAGKTTTIKMLNTLLLPTSGTARVLGHDVATDPVAVRRRIGYVFGGDRGLYDRLSALDNLRYFAELYAVEPRDQKRRIAELLDLVGLAGREKERVEGYSRGMRQRLHIARGLLHRPDVLFLDEPSIGVDPVAARDLRRTVADLRAGGTTVLLTTHYMAEADELCDRIAVIAGGTIRALGTPDRLKSRVQERGILEIEAYGAGEEHLDRIRALAGVHGVAAEDRGSRQAVIVQTERGAELHTQVLAALDGVRVGRVDTREPTLEDAYIAIVEEADAEADAEEDADAGGDSGARTAEDPGPGADPGADADADAGADAGAGRADGIEAAA; encoded by the coding sequence ATGCTTGCGATCGAGGCGAAGAACCTGCGCCGCACCTACATCAGCCGGACCGGCTTCCTGCGGCCGCGCCGTACCGAGACAGAGGCCGTGCGCGGAGTCACCTTCGAGGTGGCACGCGGCGAGCTCTTCGGACTCCTCGGGCCCAACGGCGCGGGGAAGACCACCACCATCAAGATGCTCAACACCCTGCTGCTGCCCACCTCCGGCACCGCACGGGTGCTGGGCCACGACGTGGCGACCGACCCCGTCGCCGTGCGCCGCAGGATCGGTTACGTCTTCGGCGGCGACCGGGGGCTGTACGACCGGCTCTCCGCCCTCGACAACCTGCGCTACTTCGCCGAGCTGTACGCCGTCGAGCCGCGCGACCAGAAACGGCGGATCGCCGAACTGCTCGACCTGGTGGGCCTCGCCGGCCGGGAGAAGGAGCGCGTCGAGGGGTATTCGCGCGGGATGCGGCAGCGGCTGCACATCGCGCGCGGACTGCTGCACCGGCCCGATGTGCTGTTCCTCGACGAACCGTCCATCGGGGTCGACCCGGTGGCGGCGCGGGATCTGCGGCGCACGGTCGCCGATCTGCGAGCCGGGGGCACCACCGTGCTGCTGACCACCCATTACATGGCCGAGGCGGATGAACTGTGCGACCGGATCGCGGTCATCGCCGGCGGCACGATCCGCGCACTGGGCACCCCGGACCGGCTCAAGTCCAGGGTCCAGGAGCGGGGCATCCTGGAGATCGAGGCGTACGGCGCGGGCGAGGAACACCTCGACCGCATCCGGGCCCTGGCGGGCGTGCACGGAGTGGCGGCCGAGGACCGGGGGAGCCGACAGGCCGTCATCGTGCAGACCGAACGTGGCGCGGAGCTGCACACCCAGGTCCTGGCGGCGCTCGACGGGGTCAGGGTCGGACGGGTCGACACGCGTGAACCCACGCTGGAGGACGCCTACATCGCGATCGTCGAGGAAGCGGATGCGGAGGCGGACGCGGAGGAGGACGCGGACGCGGGAGGGGATTCGGGAGCGCGAACGGCCGAGGATCCGGGTCCAGGTGCGGATCCCGGTGCGGATGCGGATGCGGACGCGGGTGCGGACGCGGGTGCCGGGCGTGCTGACGGGATCGAGGCTGCGGCATGA